One Nonomuraea angiospora DNA segment encodes these proteins:
- a CDS encoding transposase domain-containing protein, which yields MQVATLDDLSRDTGGSGRLTDPSAVCALTSLIPCQVLDPAIAMRGCGERRVRKLPAHVLVYPLIGLCLCPDDDYEIIEKLTGTPALASAREGTQRIPDASPGSDHQGVVQTARLPGTPAGAPQARNFRSGRLTCARPAL from the coding sequence TTGCAGGTAGCGACGCTTGATGATCTTTCCAGGGACACGGGCGGTTCCGGGCGGTTGACGGATCCGAGCGCGGTTTGCGCGCTGACTTCGCTGATCCCTTGCCAGGTCCTGGACCCGGCCATCGCCATGCGCGGATGCGGGGAGCGTCGCGTTCGCAAGCTCCCCGCGCACGTGCTCGTCTACCCGCTGATCGGGTTGTGCCTCTGCCCCGACGACGACTATGAGATCATCGAGAAACTGACGGGCACGCCGGCCCTGGCGTCGGCCCGCGAGGGCACTCAACGTATCCCTGACGCGTCCCCCGGGTCGGATCACCAGGGCGTCGTGCAGACCGCCCGGCTGCCGGGGACTCCCGCCGGGGCGCCGCAGGCGCGGAACTTCAGGTCGGGTCGCTTGACGTGCGCGCGGCCGGCGTTATGA
- a CDS encoding sensor histidine kinase, with protein sequence MAHDSEAQVRWLTTAVVAVTGALWGLTPLAFLLDGDPGRALIALALLGGLLVVYARIVARHIAGTSQGPHRARIFLLFAVVVYGAIPFQGSVWIYTPLVVATAGLLLLPFRYGVIVLLAVAAAEYPLTLVEWGPVASSAAQRAAGVLVASVVAAGIVHYARFVRELRELRVALAEMAVDQDRLRLAGQLHDLLGQTLASITLKTELALALVDVNRKQAAAEVEGTIAIAGEARAEIGDVVEAKRSLDLGAELTAAAALIELTGATCDLRLGFKEIDKETGGVLGWMVREAATNIVRHSDARHCLIELDEVDGRVQLLVRNDGTRRETGHQPGSGLAGLRRRVEKLGGSLEAGATGEGVFQLRVCLPAVHDRESGHR encoded by the coding sequence GTGGCCCATGACAGCGAAGCGCAGGTCAGGTGGTTGACGACGGCCGTCGTCGCGGTCACCGGGGCGCTGTGGGGCCTCACCCCGCTCGCCTTCCTGCTCGACGGCGATCCGGGCCGGGCCCTGATCGCGCTCGCGCTGCTCGGAGGGCTGCTCGTGGTGTACGCCAGGATCGTCGCCCGGCACATCGCGGGCACGAGCCAGGGGCCTCACCGGGCGCGGATCTTCCTGCTGTTCGCCGTCGTCGTCTACGGGGCGATCCCGTTCCAGGGATCGGTGTGGATCTACACGCCGCTCGTCGTCGCCACCGCCGGGCTGCTCCTGCTGCCCTTCCGGTACGGCGTCATCGTGCTCCTGGCGGTGGCCGCCGCCGAGTACCCGCTGACGCTCGTCGAGTGGGGTCCCGTGGCGTCCTCCGCGGCGCAGCGGGCCGCCGGAGTGCTCGTCGCCTCGGTGGTCGCCGCGGGCATCGTGCATTATGCGAGGTTCGTCCGCGAGCTGCGCGAGCTGCGGGTCGCGCTGGCCGAGATGGCCGTGGACCAGGACCGGCTGCGGCTGGCGGGGCAGCTGCACGACCTGCTCGGCCAGACGCTGGCGTCGATCACCCTGAAGACGGAGCTGGCCCTGGCCCTGGTCGACGTGAACCGCAAGCAGGCCGCCGCCGAGGTGGAGGGGACGATCGCCATCGCCGGCGAGGCCCGCGCGGAGATCGGCGACGTCGTGGAGGCCAAACGCTCGCTCGACCTGGGCGCGGAGCTGACGGCGGCCGCCGCGCTGATCGAGCTCACCGGCGCGACCTGCGACCTGCGCCTGGGCTTCAAGGAGATCGACAAGGAGACCGGCGGCGTGCTCGGCTGGATGGTACGCGAGGCGGCCACGAACATCGTCAGGCACAGCGACGCCCGGCACTGCCTGATCGAGCTGGACGAGGTCGACGGACGCGTTCAACTGCTGGTGCGCAACGACGGCACCCGCCGCGAAACGGGCCATCAACCCGGTTCGGGGCTCGCCGGGCTGCGCCGGCGGGTGGAGAAACTGGGTGGATCCCTGGAGGCGGGCGCCACCGGGGAAGGCGTGTTCCAGTTGCGGGTCTGCCTGCCCGCCGTACACGATCGGGAGAGTGGTCACCGGTGA
- a CDS encoding vWA domain-containing protein yields the protein MDIPTLLQHFRTHDAPLVLSRGGDLAWDDAELHRTARLSDPEGYALLALVLGALPWQRARVLLCTLAASQDGLDERTRAILAKVTRALMFGLPPAYAVTALLALRRLRVNHKHATRAVVAFVLEHPEADALIEARRPALVDCFEHALGKATARGCARLIAEGDTGSGRLRRSLLRFTSDPAAAIGRVRALYAPGTYGAVAPQEPPAPLDQVGERPPIVTPTNRGDIAATLVHLYRGGPAAELRPALAGYVAEATRGLPRLAGHVAVVLDTSGSMRGYGDREWAVMSQAAALRLVLAEVCERLTVIETGGVCERLTVAEAGGVCERLAVFEVAATAVEVADAAVEAAEEVVETAEGATDLATRLLDALDARPDLVVIVTDGYENVLPGDLARVVATLPRAGVTTPVVLCQATFTAGDDLTLRDPAPRLPRRPFWHQDDFAGLLPWLFGHCAPGRDWIRTAMLSRLEGRLEGRLEGRLEGQLEGQLEGGLEGGLEGGLEGGLEGRLEGRLEGGRI from the coding sequence GTGGACATCCCGACTCTTCTCCAGCATTTCAGGACGCACGACGCCCCTTTGGTTCTGTCCAGGGGCGGCGATCTGGCCTGGGACGACGCGGAGCTCCACCGCACTGCCCGGCTGAGCGACCCCGAGGGATACGCGCTGCTGGCGCTGGTGCTCGGTGCGCTCCCCTGGCAGCGGGCCCGCGTGCTGCTGTGCACGCTGGCCGCCTCGCAGGACGGCCTGGACGAGCGCACTCGCGCGATTCTGGCCAAGGTCACGAGGGCGCTCATGTTCGGCCTGCCGCCGGCGTACGCCGTCACCGCGCTCCTGGCGCTGCGGCGGCTGCGCGTCAACCACAAGCACGCCACGCGGGCCGTCGTCGCGTTCGTCCTGGAGCACCCGGAGGCCGACGCGCTCATCGAGGCCCGCCGGCCGGCGCTGGTCGACTGTTTCGAGCATGCGCTCGGCAAGGCGACCGCGCGCGGGTGCGCCCGCCTGATCGCGGAGGGTGACACCGGCTCCGGCCGGCTGCGCAGGAGCCTGCTGCGCTTCACCTCCGACCCGGCCGCGGCGATCGGGCGGGTTCGGGCGCTCTACGCGCCCGGCACGTACGGCGCGGTGGCCCCGCAGGAGCCGCCGGCGCCGCTCGACCAGGTCGGGGAGCGCCCGCCCATCGTCACGCCGACCAACCGGGGCGACATCGCCGCGACGCTGGTGCATCTCTACCGGGGCGGACCGGCCGCCGAGCTGCGTCCCGCGCTGGCGGGGTACGTGGCGGAGGCGACGCGCGGGCTGCCGCGCCTGGCCGGCCACGTGGCCGTGGTGCTCGACACGTCGGGGTCGATGCGGGGGTACGGCGACCGGGAGTGGGCGGTCATGTCGCAGGCGGCGGCGCTGAGGCTGGTCCTGGCCGAGGTTTGCGAGCGTCTCACTGTGATCGAGACGGGTGGGGTTTGCGAGCGTCTCACGGTGGCCGAGGCAGGCGGGGTTTGTGAGCGCCTCGCGGTGTTCGAGGTCGCCGCAACAGCGGTCGAGGTCGCCGATGCAGCGGTTGAGGCGGCCGAAGAGGTGGTCGAGACTGCCGAAGGTGCGACCGATCTGGCGACCCGGCTGCTTGACGCCCTGGACGCCCGGCCCGACCTGGTGGTGATCGTGACCGACGGCTACGAGAACGTCCTGCCGGGCGACCTGGCCAGGGTCGTGGCCACGCTGCCCCGCGCGGGCGTCACCACTCCGGTGGTGCTCTGCCAGGCCACGTTCACCGCGGGCGACGACCTGACCCTGCGCGACCCGGCGCCGCGGCTGCCGCGCCGGCCGTTCTGGCATCAGGACGACTTCGCCGGGCTCCTGCCGTGGCTGTTCGGCCACTGCGCGCCCGGCCGTGACTGGATCCGTACGGCCATGCTGAGCCGGCTCGAAGGCCGGCTCGAAGGCCGGCTCGAAGGCCGACTCGAAGGCCAACTCGAAGGCCAACTCGAAGGCGGGCTCGAAGGCGGGCTCGAAGGCGGGCTCGAAGGCGGGCTCGAAGGCCGACTGGAAGGACGACTGGAAGGAGGACGCATATGA
- a CDS encoding ARPP-1 family domain-containing protein: MTALETLLPAPLDLRGYRAGAPQRAGALTMVPIWGPERPGIVPPRSGLKLERVVGYGQVELLNGAREGVAIVPLHIGYIQDAAQNHALCSAALMGAGQTRRFDDACCVQAGQGGYLEGRDQWFFVLPVELRAKALELRGHHDYAKLWPDISKLNAACGLPSRGHLEQILSRKRATLTQFQSRLELLPGQLGALFFVGDRFAGLELAPDPVYFAEVWMALVCFAYGVAAWRAEPERPPAAPYDAGSLAELRAELARDRAARQAEVASWLPAPAGDVRLVEEERYLDLRLSTVTGDGLAGQVVVEHGRPVYASLFASR; encoded by the coding sequence ATGACCGCCCTCGAGACGCTCCTGCCCGCGCCGCTCGACCTGCGCGGCTACCGCGCGGGCGCGCCACAGCGGGCCGGGGCGCTGACCATGGTGCCGATCTGGGGTCCGGAGCGGCCGGGCATCGTGCCGCCCCGCTCCGGGCTGAAGCTCGAGCGGGTCGTCGGGTACGGCCAGGTCGAGCTGCTCAACGGCGCCCGCGAGGGCGTGGCGATCGTGCCGCTGCACATCGGCTACATCCAGGACGCCGCCCAGAACCACGCCCTGTGCTCCGCGGCGCTGATGGGCGCCGGGCAGACGAGGCGGTTCGACGACGCCTGCTGCGTCCAGGCCGGCCAGGGCGGCTACCTGGAGGGCCGCGACCAGTGGTTCTTCGTGCTGCCGGTCGAGCTGCGGGCCAAGGCGCTGGAGCTGCGCGGGCACCACGACTACGCCAAGCTGTGGCCGGACATCTCCAAGCTCAACGCCGCCTGCGGGCTGCCGTCTCGCGGGCACCTGGAGCAGATCCTGTCGCGCAAGCGGGCGACGCTGACCCAGTTCCAGAGCCGGCTGGAACTGCTGCCGGGCCAGCTCGGCGCGCTGTTCTTCGTGGGCGACAGGTTCGCGGGGCTGGAGCTGGCGCCCGATCCGGTGTATTTCGCCGAGGTGTGGATGGCGCTGGTCTGCTTCGCGTACGGGGTCGCCGCCTGGCGGGCCGAGCCCGAGCGGCCCCCGGCGGCGCCGTACGACGCCGGCAGCCTGGCCGAGCTGCGCGCGGAGCTGGCGCGCGACCGGGCCGCGCGCCAGGCCGAGGTGGCCTCCTGGCTGCCCGCGCCCGCCGGTGACGTGCGCCTGGTCGAGGAGGAGCGCTACCTCGACCTGCGGCTGTCCACCGTGACCGGCGACGGGCTGGCCGGGCAGGTGGTCGTCGAGCACGGGCGGCCGGTGTACGCGTCGCTGTTCGCGAGCCGGTAA
- a CDS encoding M36 family metallopeptidase: MSWLRSALVAVALAASALPLAGPARGEPGGQAPIHDFQAEQHSKPDVDNRQGRVAPPAGLNARSAGAAADIRWNALGTPAAVTSAEPLAEGLGSDPEQAARTYLKDNPAVFGLSAQAVDALERVAVNPIGAGHAVLLRQRFGNLPAGVDGLVAVGVVNGQIRHVTSSLSREMEAPPAATITAQQALEIAARDGGIDLATATTKQATPVAVPAPDGVHSAYQVVLIGGSQGEAAGYTTHVDAVSGAILVRENLVDHFDPENPRWKAFPANPRDDYSSRDTRQTWCFAAGPGCDYVTGGDPATGKAWDVDHTTDASTNTSAGNSTKTTENRANGDAFSVGTRTNALTPSRNYLFPWKNTWHESKCDPAVFDQDGEADLEAAIANLNAMHNRMHDWSYRLGFTETAWNMQVDNGARGGLGGDPEQGNAQAGARVLSVRDNANQITGPDGIAPITNMYLWQPIAGSFYSPCVDGDYDMSVIGHEYTHAISGRMIGGPNAGWSGAQAGAMNESTSDLFAMEHLFEYGFRPSGLTPYVTGGYVTGDKERGIRNYDMSKSPLNYSDVAYDIVGQQVHADGEIWSATQFDVRAAFVKRYGDGTARQQRACADGQTPVERCPGNRRWAQLSFDALLLMASGAVSYVDHRDALLAADAMRFGGKNQDIMWRAFAEHGLGKGAASNGPNDADPTPSFVNPAGKNGSLQLKPLGEAKGAALRLYVGDYEGRAVPVADTDPATPLGDTVEMTPGVYSFIVAGDGFGHTRLKFVVVGGVQLPLPLPLTRNLASAAGGATATGDGVNQAKLIDETEATNWASLTGAPAGKSVVVDLAGDAPVKVRRVQVSAMLRPNVNDAADPGGQNRFSSVRSFEVLACSSGCTDPANFTKIYTSPSDAFKSGLPRPRGADMIFKSFDVRATSATHLMFRVLSTQCTGNPLYAGEQDQDPNSATDCATASPQREQVRAAEFQAFSH; encoded by the coding sequence GTGTCCTGGTTACGCAGCGCACTCGTCGCCGTCGCGCTCGCCGCGTCGGCCCTACCCCTCGCAGGGCCCGCCCGGGGCGAACCCGGCGGGCAGGCCCCCATCCATGACTTCCAGGCCGAACAGCACAGCAAGCCGGACGTGGACAACCGGCAGGGCCGGGTCGCCCCGCCCGCCGGACTGAACGCCCGCAGCGCCGGGGCGGCGGCCGACATCCGCTGGAACGCTCTCGGCACCCCCGCGGCCGTCACCAGCGCCGAACCGCTGGCCGAAGGACTCGGGTCCGATCCCGAGCAGGCCGCCCGCACGTACCTCAAGGACAACCCCGCCGTCTTCGGCCTGTCCGCGCAGGCGGTGGACGCGCTGGAGCGGGTCGCGGTCAACCCGATCGGCGCGGGTCACGCCGTACTGCTGCGCCAGCGCTTCGGTAACCTGCCGGCCGGCGTGGACGGCCTCGTCGCGGTCGGCGTGGTGAACGGCCAGATCAGGCACGTCACCTCCTCGCTGTCCCGCGAGATGGAGGCGCCGCCGGCCGCGACGATCACCGCGCAGCAGGCGCTGGAGATCGCGGCCAGGGACGGCGGCATCGACCTGGCCACGGCGACCACCAAGCAGGCCACCCCGGTGGCGGTGCCCGCTCCCGACGGGGTGCACAGCGCGTACCAGGTGGTCCTGATCGGCGGCTCGCAGGGCGAGGCCGCCGGATACACGACGCACGTGGACGCGGTCAGCGGCGCCATCCTCGTACGCGAGAACCTGGTCGACCACTTCGACCCCGAGAACCCCCGCTGGAAGGCCTTCCCGGCGAACCCGCGCGACGACTACTCCTCCCGCGACACCCGCCAGACCTGGTGCTTCGCGGCCGGCCCCGGCTGCGACTACGTGACCGGCGGCGACCCGGCGACCGGCAAGGCGTGGGACGTCGACCACACCACGGACGCCTCGACGAACACCAGCGCCGGCAACTCGACCAAGACGACCGAGAACCGGGCGAACGGCGACGCGTTCAGCGTCGGGACCCGCACCAACGCGCTCACCCCGAGCAGGAACTACCTCTTCCCGTGGAAGAACACCTGGCACGAGTCCAAGTGCGACCCGGCGGTGTTCGACCAGGACGGTGAGGCCGACCTGGAAGCCGCCATCGCCAACCTGAACGCGATGCACAACAGGATGCACGACTGGTCGTATCGGCTCGGCTTCACCGAGACGGCCTGGAACATGCAGGTGGACAACGGCGCTCGCGGCGGCCTCGGCGGCGACCCCGAGCAGGGGAACGCGCAGGCGGGCGCGCGGGTGCTGTCCGTGCGCGACAACGCCAACCAGATCACCGGCCCTGACGGGATCGCGCCGATCACGAACATGTACCTGTGGCAGCCGATCGCCGGCTCGTTCTACTCGCCCTGCGTGGACGGCGACTACGACATGTCGGTCATCGGCCATGAATACACGCACGCGATCTCCGGCCGCATGATCGGCGGCCCGAACGCCGGCTGGAGCGGAGCCCAGGCCGGGGCCATGAACGAGAGCACCTCCGACCTGTTCGCGATGGAGCACCTCTTCGAGTACGGTTTCCGCCCGTCGGGCCTGACCCCGTACGTGACCGGCGGCTACGTGACCGGGGACAAGGAACGCGGCATCAGGAACTACGACATGTCCAAGTCGCCGCTGAACTACAGCGACGTCGCGTACGACATCGTCGGCCAGCAGGTGCACGCGGACGGCGAGATCTGGTCGGCCACCCAGTTCGACGTGCGCGCGGCGTTCGTCAAGCGGTACGGCGACGGCACGGCCAGGCAGCAACGGGCCTGCGCGGACGGGCAGACGCCGGTCGAGCGGTGCCCGGGCAACCGGCGCTGGGCGCAGCTGTCGTTCGACGCCCTGCTGCTGATGGCCTCGGGCGCGGTCAGCTACGTCGACCACCGCGACGCGCTGCTGGCGGCCGACGCGATGCGGTTCGGAGGCAAGAACCAGGACATCATGTGGCGCGCGTTCGCCGAGCACGGCCTGGGCAAGGGCGCGGCCAGCAACGGCCCGAACGACGCCGACCCGACGCCCAGCTTCGTCAACCCCGCGGGCAAGAACGGCTCGCTGCAGCTCAAGCCGCTGGGTGAGGCGAAGGGCGCGGCGCTGCGGCTGTACGTGGGCGACTACGAGGGCCGCGCGGTCCCGGTGGCCGACACCGACCCGGCGACGCCGCTGGGCGACACGGTGGAGATGACGCCCGGCGTGTACTCGTTCATCGTGGCGGGCGACGGGTTCGGGCACACGCGGCTGAAGTTCGTGGTGGTGGGCGGCGTGCAGTTGCCGCTCCCGCTGCCGCTGACCCGCAACCTCGCCTCGGCGGCGGGCGGCGCGACGGCCACGGGCGACGGCGTCAACCAGGCCAAGCTGATCGACGAGACCGAGGCCACGAACTGGGCCTCGCTCACCGGCGCGCCCGCCGGCAAGTCGGTCGTCGTGGACCTGGCGGGCGACGCGCCGGTCAAGGTCCGCCGCGTGCAGGTGAGCGCGATGCTGCGGCCCAACGTCAACGACGCGGCCGACCCGGGCGGGCAGAACCGCTTCTCCAGCGTGCGCTCGTTCGAGGTGCTGGCCTGCAGTTCGGGCTGCACCGACCCGGCGAACTTCACGAAGATCTACACCAGCCCCTCGGACGCCTTCAAGTCGGGGCTGCCGCGTCCCCGGGGCGCCGACATGATCTTCAAGTCGTTCGACGTGCGGGCCACCAGCGCCACGCATCTGATGTTCCGGGTGCTCAGCACGCAGTGCACCGGCAATCCGCTGTACGCCGGTGAGCAGGACCAGGACCCGAACTCCGCGACGGACTGCGCCACGGCCAGCCCGCAGCGGGAGCAGGTGCGGGCGGCCGAGTTCCAGGCGTTCTCGCACTGA
- a CDS encoding amidohydrolase family protein codes for MRTLIRGVRVFDGERTVPAADVVIDGDRIGAVAGPADVASGGDRTGAVGGPADLASGGGVDAVIDGAGKTLLPGLIDAHTHAFDGDLAEALTFGVTTELDMNNLPPLLAAQRRQAAERDDVADIRSSSMIATAPNGHPTQIMTPDVLKALGTDRTLDTVADSGEAKAFVEARLAEGVDYLKIAIDDGGSSGMRLPALGPELAAVLVEAGHAAGLRVIAHTVTAREALIAMDAGADGLAHLYSDVNEERAEEMAARIAAYDAFVISTITYIEAVTGDPNGQELLRDPRIAARMSDRSKATFGREWADIPMHSQGVMNASHAAAALRRAGVPVLAGTDCTPFGPVHGAGLHHELLLLTEAGWTAEQALAAATGTTARLFGLTDRGRIAPGLRADLLLVNGDPTTDITATRAVEEVWRGGVRRRWAG; via the coding sequence ATGCGTACCCTGATCCGTGGCGTCCGGGTCTTCGACGGCGAGCGGACCGTCCCGGCGGCCGATGTGGTGATCGACGGCGACCGCATCGGCGCGGTCGCCGGCCCGGCGGACGTCGCGAGCGGCGGCGACCGTACCGGCGCGGTCGGCGGCCCGGCGGACCTCGCAAGCGGCGGCGGCGTGGATGCCGTGATCGATGGCGCGGGGAAGACCCTGCTGCCGGGCCTGATCGACGCGCACACGCACGCCTTCGACGGCGACCTGGCCGAGGCGCTGACGTTCGGCGTCACCACCGAGCTCGACATGAACAACCTGCCGCCGCTCCTCGCCGCCCAGCGCCGGCAGGCCGCCGAACGCGACGACGTGGCCGACATCCGCAGCTCCAGCATGATCGCCACCGCCCCGAACGGGCACCCGACCCAGATCATGACCCCGGACGTGCTCAAGGCCCTCGGCACGGACCGCACCCTCGACACGGTGGCCGACTCGGGCGAGGCCAAGGCGTTCGTGGAGGCGCGGCTGGCCGAGGGCGTCGACTACCTCAAGATCGCCATCGACGACGGCGGTTCGTCCGGGATGCGGCTGCCCGCCCTCGGCCCCGAGCTCGCCGCCGTCCTGGTCGAGGCCGGGCACGCCGCCGGCCTGCGCGTCATCGCGCACACGGTCACCGCCAGGGAGGCGCTCATCGCCATGGACGCGGGCGCCGACGGGCTGGCGCACCTGTACTCCGACGTGAACGAGGAGCGGGCCGAGGAGATGGCGGCCAGGATCGCCGCGTACGACGCGTTCGTGATCAGCACGATCACCTACATCGAGGCCGTCACCGGCGACCCGAACGGCCAGGAGCTGCTGCGGGACCCGCGGATCGCCGCGCGCATGTCGGACCGCTCGAAGGCCACGTTCGGCCGGGAATGGGCGGACATCCCCATGCACTCCCAGGGCGTCATGAACGCCTCGCACGCGGCCGCGGCTCTGCGACGCGCGGGCGTGCCGGTGCTGGCGGGCACGGACTGCACCCCGTTCGGGCCGGTGCACGGGGCGGGCCTGCACCACGAGCTGCTCCTGCTGACGGAGGCGGGCTGGACGGCGGAGCAGGCGCTCGCGGCGGCCACCGGCACCACGGCCCGCCTCTTCGGCCTGACGGACCGGGGCCGCATCGCCCCTGGCCTGCGAGCCGACCTGCTGCTCGTGAACGGCGACCCGACCACGGACATCACGGCGACCCGGGCCGTCGAGGAGGTGTGGCGAGGCGGCGTACGACGTAGGTGGGCCGGCTGA
- a CDS encoding macro domain-containing protein, which produces MFSLLLGLGAFGWQWRSPDGGNERVHMISWTLLALFPVTLLFSFFPQSQFSAEIKGATMTGAVGLWAFIWWYGLRSLRTANRADEYRKEIRALREQIDTHAKMRRPQPIEETRTYEYAVHGRPSRRLVLITGDLRNVKDVDVWVNSENTDMQMSRFHERSISAVIRYEGALRDPLTGRVVEDCVADELGRRVGANVPVEPGIAIVTGAHQLAGRNGVMGIVHAAAVHGAAGVGYRRVDDLGTCVRNVFLRAEEIADGGRRAGSIVFPIFGTGEAAADVESTVQSMLTAIVAHLTDGRPRHVETVYLLAYTDAELAVCEKALDACAHISSAGKAGKKRTRQK; this is translated from the coding sequence GTGTTCAGTCTCCTTCTTGGGCTCGGGGCCTTCGGCTGGCAGTGGCGTTCGCCGGACGGTGGGAACGAGCGGGTGCACATGATCTCCTGGACCCTGCTCGCGCTCTTTCCCGTCACGCTCCTGTTCTCATTCTTCCCGCAGAGCCAATTCTCCGCCGAGATCAAGGGTGCCACCATGACGGGCGCCGTCGGGTTATGGGCGTTCATCTGGTGGTACGGGCTGCGGTCCCTGCGCACCGCGAACCGGGCCGATGAATATCGGAAGGAGATCCGTGCGCTGCGGGAGCAGATCGACACGCATGCCAAGATGCGGCGGCCGCAGCCCATCGAGGAGACGCGCACGTACGAGTACGCCGTCCACGGCCGGCCCTCCCGGCGGCTCGTGCTCATCACCGGCGACCTGCGCAACGTCAAGGACGTGGACGTCTGGGTGAACTCCGAGAACACCGACATGCAGATGTCCAGGTTCCACGAGCGGTCGATCTCCGCCGTCATCCGGTACGAGGGCGCCCTGCGCGACCCCCTGACCGGGCGGGTGGTCGAGGACTGCGTGGCCGACGAGCTCGGCCGGCGGGTGGGTGCCAACGTGCCCGTGGAGCCGGGAATCGCCATCGTGACCGGGGCGCACCAGCTCGCCGGGCGCAACGGCGTCATGGGCATCGTGCACGCCGCCGCCGTCCACGGGGCCGCCGGCGTCGGGTACCGCCGGGTGGACGATCTCGGAACGTGCGTGCGCAACGTGTTCCTGCGGGCCGAGGAGATCGCCGACGGCGGGCGGCGGGCGGGTTCTATCGTGTTTCCCATCTTCGGGACCGGGGAGGCGGCGGCCGATGTCGAGTCCACGGTCCAGAGCATGCTGACGGCCATTGTCGCCCACCTGACCGACGGCCGTCCCCGGCACGTCGAAACCGTCTATTTGCTGGCCTACACCGACGCGGAATTGGCGGTCTGCGAAAAAGCGCTTGACGCGTGCGCGCATATCTCTTCGGCCGGGAAGGCCGGGAAGAAACGTACCCGGCAAAAATAG
- a CDS encoding response regulator transcription factor, producing the protein MIRVLLAEDHGVVRGALTALLNLTGDIEVVAEADRGDKVVPRALACGPDVAVIDIEMPGVDGVEATRRLRPAVPDCRVLILTGLASAALLKRAMEAGASGFLLKDAPTERLAESIRRVSQGERVIDASLALAAMSATVTPLTEREVAVLGLVGSGASTGEIAAELHLSAATVRNYISSAITKTGARNRTDAVRIAAESGWIEGLRHP; encoded by the coding sequence GTGATTCGCGTCCTGCTCGCAGAGGACCACGGCGTCGTCAGGGGCGCCCTGACAGCTCTGCTGAACCTTACAGGCGACATCGAGGTCGTGGCCGAGGCCGACCGAGGTGACAAGGTCGTCCCGCGCGCTCTCGCCTGCGGCCCGGACGTCGCCGTCATCGACATCGAGATGCCGGGCGTCGACGGCGTCGAGGCCACCCGCCGTCTCAGACCGGCGGTGCCGGACTGCCGCGTACTCATCCTCACCGGCCTGGCCAGCGCCGCGCTGCTGAAGCGGGCGATGGAAGCGGGAGCGAGCGGATTCCTGCTCAAGGACGCCCCCACGGAGCGGCTGGCCGAGAGCATCCGCCGGGTCTCCCAGGGCGAGCGGGTGATCGACGCCTCCCTGGCCCTGGCCGCGATGAGCGCCACGGTGACCCCGCTGACCGAGCGGGAGGTGGCCGTGCTGGGGCTGGTCGGCTCGGGCGCCAGCACCGGCGAGATCGCCGCCGAACTGCACCTGTCGGCGGCGACGGTTCGCAACTACATCTCCAGCGCCATCACCAAGACCGGCGCCCGCAACAGGACCGACGCCGTTCGGATCGCCGCCGAATCAGGCTGGATCGAAGGCCTCCGCCACCCCTGA